The Plectropomus leopardus isolate mb chromosome 15, YSFRI_Pleo_2.0, whole genome shotgun sequence genome has a segment encoding these proteins:
- the LOC121954558 gene encoding ubiquitin-conjugating enzyme E2-17 kDa-like, with amino-acid sequence MSVKRLQKELQDLGKDPPASCSAGPVGDDMFHWQATIMGPNDSPYHGGVFFLSLHFPTDYPFKPPKVAFTTKIYHPNINSNGSICLDILRGQWSPALTVSKVLLSICSLLCDPNADDPLVPDIARLYKTDRPKYNEVAKEWTRKYAM; translated from the exons ATGTCCGTGAAAAGATTACAGAAG gagTTACAAGACCTTGGAAAGGACCCTCCAGCTTCGTGTTCAGCCGGACCTGTGGGGGACGACA TGTTTCACTGGCAAGCTACCATCATGGGACCG AATGACAGCCCATATCACGGAGGAGTCTTCTTTCTTTCGCTCCATTTTCCCAcagactatccctttaaaccACCAAAG GTTGCCTTTACAACAAAAATCTATCACCCAAACATCAATAGCAATGGTAGCATCTGCCTTGACATCTTGAGGGGACAGTGGTCACCTGCACTTACGGTGTCAAAAG ttttattatccATTTGCTCCTTACTATGTGACCCAAATGCAGATGATCCGCTTGTACCTGACATTGCACGTCTCTACAAAACAGACAGACCAAA GTACAACGAAGTAGCCAAAGAATGGACAAGAAAGTATGCAATGTGA